One stretch of Papaver somniferum cultivar HN1 unplaced genomic scaffold, ASM357369v1 unplaced-scaffold_154, whole genome shotgun sequence DNA includes these proteins:
- the LOC113336914 gene encoding 3-oxoacyl-[acyl-carrier-protein] synthase, mitochondrial-like yields the protein MAMSRAWNKLLRSRYHHHMSRSISTATTASDPFGPLPLIPQRRVVVTGLGMVTPLGCGVETTWKRLIKGCSGVRALSLEDLNMKGFDEETQLQTFEQLTSKVAAIVPCGTNFGEFNEEIWMNSKDNRSMARFIAYALCSADEALRDANWLPTELEKKERTGVSIGAGTGCISDILDAAKMICEKRLRRLSPFFIPRILINMAAGHVSMRYGFKGPNHAAVTACATGAHSIGDAARMIQFGDSDVMVAGGTESSIDALSIAGFCRSRALTTKYNSVPQEASRPFDCGRDGFVIGEGSGVMVLEELGHAQKRGARIYAEVRGYGMSGDAYHITQPHNDGRGAILAMSRALKQSGLRPHEVDYVNAHATSTPLGDAIEANAIKSMFSKHTSGALALSSTKGATGHLLGAAGAVEAIFAVLAISHGTAPLTLNLQQPDPVFQDGFMPLTQSKEMQIRAAMSNSFGFGGTNASLLFTSAPVS from the exons ATGGCAATGAGTAGAGCCTGGAATAAATTGCTTCGTTCTCGTTATCATCATCATATGAGTCGTTCAATATCTACTGCTACTACTGCATCTGATCCATTTGGTCCGCTTCCGTTAATTCCTCAACGAAGAGTTGTTGTCACTG GGTTAGGAATGGTGACACCACTTGGATGTGGAGTAGAAACTACATGGAAACGACTTATAAAAGGATGTTCTGGAGTTAGGGCACTTTCTTTGGAGGATCTTAATATGAAAGGGTTTGATGAAGAAACTCAGTTGCAGACATTTGAACAATTAACATCTAAGGTTGCTGCTATTGTTCCTTGTGGGACCAATTTTGGTGAATTTAATGAGGAAATATGGATGAATTCTAAG gacAATAGGTCTATGGCGAGATTTATAGCTTATGCATTGTGTTCCGCGGATGAAGCTCTAAGAGATGCTAACTGGCTGCCTACTGAACTCGAGAAGAAAGAAAGGACG GGAGTTTCTATTGGAGCAGGCACTGGATGCATCAGTGACATTTTGGATGCAGCAAAAATGATCTGTGAGAAG CGTCTGCGCCGGCTTAGTCCATTTTTCATCCCTCGGATATTGATCAACATGGCAGCAGGTCATGTTAGCATGAGATATGGATTCAAG GGTCCAAATCATGCTGCTGTAACAGCTTGTGCTACTGGTGCACATTCAATTGGTGATGCTGCGAGGATGATTCAGTTTGGAGATTCAGATGTAATGGTAGCTGGAGGAACAGAATCCAGTATCGATGCTTTGTCAATAGCAGGATTTTGTAG ATCAAGGGCATTGACCACAAAGTATAATTCTGTACCGCAAGAAGCTTCTCGTCCttttgattgtggaagagatggATTTGT GATAGGTGAAGGTTCTGGTGTTATGGTGTTGGAG GAGCTTGGGCATGCGCAGAAACGAGGAGCAAGAATTTATGCTGAGGTTCGAGGTTATGGGATGTCag GTGATGCATATCACATTACTCAACCACACAATGACGGTAGAGGTGCAATTTTGGCCATGTCACGTGCACTAAAACAG TCTGGCCTTCGTCCTCATGAAGTGGACTATGTAAATGCGCATGCGACATCAACTCCTCTAG GAGATGCAATAGAAGCGAATGCCATAAAATCCATGTTTTCAAAGCATACTTCAGGTGCTCTGGCCTTGTCCTCGACAAAG GGTGCTACCGGTCATCTTCTGGGGGCAGCTGGAGCTGTAGAGGCGATCTTTGCTGTTTTAGCCATATCCCAT GGAACTGCTCCTTTAACTTTGAATCTCCAGCAACCAGATCCAGTGTTCCAAGATGGCTTCATGCCTTTGACTCAATCTAAGGAGATGCAGATAAGAGCTGCAATGTCGAACTCTTTTGGGTTTGGAGGAACAAATGCGTCCCTGCTGTTCACTTCTGCCCCCGTTAGCTAA
- the LOC113336652 gene encoding uncharacterized protein LOC113336652, with product MQNIFKKLWRLPVLPRTKQFLWKCVKKILPTKDKLHGIIQDENYSCPFCTHEPETGSLLEDRICAWFDKLFVRQLQEPDLCKIAITAWCIWISRCDAVFKGTSPSVENIIQRCKREFAVLEYQPIKNHRTLEPQNRINLHWQPPVLDYFKINSDGSFSSTNNNGGIGLICRDFAGEHHGSKCFYLTQASSPEQAESKALWEAMQWAVEKNLEKVIFELEAKLVVDAVLGVTMNVDWRLHDLTLDIKNLLSSHSFWQCCYVPKEKNKVAYSLSKLARTQGISDVWIIAPPVEIIDQLNKDAHNVTAIYSSIKFPVSKKKDDN from the exons ATGCAAAATATCTTTAAGAAGTTATGGAGGTTACCAGTGCTGCCAAGAACTAAGCAATTCTTGTGGAAATGTGTGAAGAAAATTCTCCCTACAAAAGATAAACTTCATGGAATAATTCAAGATGAGAACTACAGCTGCCCTTTCTGCACCCATGAACCTGAAACT GGTAGCTTGTTAGAAGATCGGATATGTGCCTGGTTTGATAAACTTTTTGTCAGACAGTTGCAGGAACCTGACTTGTGCAAGATAGCTATCACAGCTTGGTGTATTTGGATCTCTAGATGTGATGCTGTTTTCAAAGGGACTTCACCTTCTGTGGAAAATATCATCCAaagatgcaaaagagaatttgCCGTCTTAGAGTATCAGCCTATCAAAAATCACAGAACTCTAGAACCTCAAAATAGAATAAATCTGCACTGGCAACCACCTGTGTTAGATTACTTTAAGATAAATTCTGATGGTTCCTTTAGTTCAACTAATAACAATGGAGGAATTGGTCTAATTTGCCGTGATTTTGCAGGTGAGCATCATGGATCCAAATGCTTCTACTTAACTCAAGCCTCGAGTCCAGAACAAGCTGAAAGTAAAGCTCTATGGGAGGCAATGCAGTGGGCAGTGGAGAAAAATCTGGAGAAAGTCATCTTTGAGCTCGAGGCAAAGCTTGTGGTGGATGCTGTCTTGGGTGTTACTATGAATGTCGACTGGAGATTACATGATTTAACTTTAGATATAAAAAACTTGTTAAGCTCTCATTCTTTTTGGCAATGCTGCTATGTgccaaaagagaaaaataaagttgcatattctctttcaaaattaGCTAGAACTCAAGGAATTAGTGATGTTTGGATTATCGCTCCTCCGGTTGAAATCATTGATCAACTGAACAAGGATGCACACAACGTAACTGCCATTTATTCCTCAATAAAATTtccagtttcaaaaaaaaaagatgataattGA
- the LOC113336913 gene encoding uncharacterized protein LOC113336913: protein MDLVGDEAVEENLVVGEKRVVDCDESENLNVKLKKARVDYGGDMKRVAEIVLVLSAMGKMRGGRNPTDVEKGLMVEAKDKLVEICQFMSPQDVIPKDAIRVVMEDLGLNKSADQRLGFCPHKMSISAKLVLAKRKTEESKKFAAQSGTYTLPIAQEGYGTKADANRPFRTVHKPPALGGFQAASSVVHVPSLASPVVHVPSLASPVHKPPALGGFQAASSVVHAPSLASPVVHVPSLASPVLLNQLHVNKLQSALVSIRSIGTSSGPVSSSSQLPRKEGASFRLDGRLNGTIRPFHVQANASGNHSTFSPQSLAATKVCQGNAALDNTRSANGTTEVSTYKVAVQVTRDQNSKPSVQTVHRKVSHQPTQVTNYQYPSSVFSNPSVIGTNAQKFLHHVVVRETKRRIAQRQRRERERAEKKTETKIVKVIDEDRRLLGQRQRRERERAEKEERLAHRQRQQQEQAEKETGKVNDADICTLQTPGL, encoded by the exons ATGGATCTGGTTGGTGATGAGGCTGTGGAAGAGAATTTAGTTGTTGGGGAAAAGAGGGTGGTGGATTGTGATGAAAGTGAGAATTTGAATGTGAAATTGAAGAAGGCGAGAGTTGATTATGGCGGAGATATGAAGAGGGTTGCAGaaattgtattggttttgtctgcTATGGGGAAAATGAGAGGTGGGAGAAATCCTACTGATGTGGAGAAAGGGTTGATGGTTGAAGCGAAGGACAAGTTGGTTGAGATTTGTCAATTCATGTCTCCTCAGGATGTTATACCTAAAGATGCAATCAGGGTTGTTATGGAAGATCTTGGGCTTAATAAGTCTGCAGATCAAAGGTTAGGGTTTTGCCCTCACAAAATGTCCATTTCTGCAAAACTTGTGCTGGCAAAGAGGAAG ACGGAAGAGTCCAAGAAATTTGCTGCCCAATCTGGAACATATACGTTACCAATCGCGCAAGAAGGATATGGTACTAAGGCCGACGCCAACCGTCCATTTCGTACAGTTCACAAGCCTCCAGCACTTGGAGGCTTTCAAGCTGCTTCATCAGTTGTTCATGTTCCATCCCTAGCTTCACCAGTTGTTCATGTTCCATCTCTAGCTTCACCAGTTCACAAGCCTCCAGCACTTGGAGGCTTTCAAGCTGCTTCATCAGTTGTTCATGCTCCATCCCTAGCTTCACCAGTTGTTCATGTCCCGTCTCTAGCTTCACCAGTATTACTTAATCAATTGCATGTCAATAAACTGCAGTCTGCCTTAGTTTCGATACGATCGATTGGCACTTCTTCTGGACCTGTTTCTTCTTCCTCGCAGTTGCCTCGGAAAGAAGGGGCATCTTTCAGATTAGATGGAAGACTGAATGGGACAATTCGTCCGTTCCACGTTCAAG CAAATGCCTCCGGGAATCACTCAACATTTTCTCCACAATCTTTAGCTGCAACAAAAGTGTGTCAGGGAAACGCGGCTCTAGATAATACTCGTAGTGCCAATGGAACTACTGAAGTAAGTACATATAAGGTAGCAGTCCAAGTTACAAGAGATCAAAACTCAAAACCTTCTGTTCAAACTGTGCACAGAAAAGTTAGTCATCAACCTACTCAGGTGACGAACTATCAGTATCCTTCTTCAGTCTTCTCCAACCCCAGTGTCATTGGCACAAATGCTCAAAAGTTCTTGCATCATGTAGTTGTCCGAGAAACA AAACGAAGAATAGCACAACGACAACGGCGTGAGAGAGAACGagcagaaaaaaaaacagaaacaaaaataGTGAAGGTGATTGATGAAGAT AGACGGCTACTGGGACAACGGCAACGGCGTGAGAGAGAACGAGCAGAAAAAGAGGAAAGGTTGGCGCACCGGCAACGACAACAACAAGAACAAGCAGAAAAAGAAACAGGAAAGGTGAACGATGCAGATATATGTACACTTCAGACACCTGGTCTTTAA
- the LOC113336912 gene encoding uncharacterized protein LOC113336912, whose amino-acid sequence MDLVGGGEAVDPSKVVGSEENLVSVVGEKRVVADCDETENFGVKKKKARVDYGGDMRRVAELVLVLSAMGKMRGGRNPTDVEKELMVEAKEKLVEICQFMSPQDVIPKDAIRVVMEDLGLNKSADQRLGFRPPKMSIAEKYVLAKKKMEESQKLVDQSGTFSSPMLKAGYGTKADINRTMHTLHTVHKSPALGGYQAATSVVHVPSVTSPASLNQLHVNGVQSASVSRGSIGTSSGPVSSSSHLHRNGPPIRSDGRPNGSIYPSHVQANASGNHATFSPQSVAVNKVGQGNKGLDHTRNADGTTEVSTYKVALQVTRDQNSKPSVQTVHGNVIMHQPSQVTNYHQPSSVFSNHSDIAKNVQKLLHSRPPQHPNWTPPSTDYMNKSLTCQICKVTIIDVESLLVCDACEHGVHLKCLQSFNQKGIPKGEWHCPKCLISSNGKPLPPKYGRVTRNNPTQKVSSNTTKTQAPPVKVERQNEKVDPQKITANGNPDGQNVTHVGSTGGTHPVSASDSQASNASEDIGTKVSSCTKMDEEPLPEMKSVPKEATGVCSPANSNKPKDSSTQQHQNSDSSSCQQEALTFEVKSLPNVQSGVSCPDKPSNASIDVSNQSQATCSSQDADIAEQPSKMEVSANPDHTVNTSDLIETFKCNPRSDVRQDGGDVAQIISLGSSDVGNGAKSCLRSSLDGTLSVEWVGDILHVVDEKAFYTSCLINGIVYKLQDHALFRSNNDNLRPSKLQSLWEDTKTGSKWAVVNRCYLPDDLPDVVGLPCTPEINEVYESNHGSTVRAGLIQGPCEVLSPNKFKKISERRSHSETDDGSQPIFLCKWFYDESKGLFRAVTDLI is encoded by the exons ATGGatctggttggtggtggtgaggcTGTGGATCCATCGAAGGTAGTAGGATCGGAAGAGAATTTGGTGTCAGTTGTTGGGGAAAAGAGGGTGGTGGCGGATTGCGATGAAACTGAGAATTTCGGTGTGAAAAAGAAGAAAGCGAGAGTTGATTATGGCGGAGATATGAGGAGGGTTGCGGAacttgtattggttttgtctgcTATGGGGAAAATGAGAGGTGGGAGAAATCCTACTGATGTTGAGAAAGAGTTGATGGTTGAAGCCAAGGAAAAATTGGTTGAGATTTGTCAATTCATGTCTCCTCAGGATGTTATACCTAAAGATGCAATCAGGGTTGTTATGGAAGATCTTGGGCTTAATAAGTCTGCAgatcaaaggctagggtttcgCCCTCCCAAAATGTCCATTGCTGAGAAATATGTGCTGGCAAAGAAGAAG ATGGAGGAGTCCCAGAAATTAGTGGACCAATCTGGAACATTTTCGTCACCAATGTTGAAAGCAGGATACGGTACTAAGGCCGATATCAATCGCACAATGCATACATTGCATACAGTTCACAAGTCTCCAGCACTTGGAGGCTATCAAGCTGCTACATCAGTTGTTCATGTTCCATCTGTAACTTCACCAGCATCACTTAATCAATTGCATGTCAATGGAGTGCAGTCTGCCTCAGTTTCCAGGGGATCAATTGGCACTTCTTCTGGTCCTGTTTCTTCTTCCTCGCATTTGCATCGAAATGGGCCGCCTATCAGATCAGATGGAAGACCGAATGGATCAATTTATCCATCCCACGTTCAAG CAAATGCCTCCGGAAATCACGCAACTTTTTCACCACAATCTGTAGCAGTAAATAAAGTGGGTCAGGGAAACAAGGGTCTAGATCATACCCGTAACGCTGATGGAACTACTGAAGTAAGTACATATAAGGTAGCACTTCAAGTTACAAGAGATCAAAACTCAAAACCTTCTGTCCAGACTGTACATGGAAATGTCATTATGCATCAACCTTCTCAGGTCACAAACTATCACCAACCTTCATCAGTCTTCTCCAACCACAGTGACATTGCCAAAAATGTTCAAAAGCTTTTGCATTCAAGGCCTCCCCAGCATCCCAACTGGACCCCTCCCTCGACCGATTACATGAACAAGTCGTTAACTTGTCAAATATGCAAGGTTACAATCATTGATGTAGAGAGCTTACTTGTTTGTGATGCTTGCGAGCATGGAGTCCACTTAAAATGTCTGCAATCATTCAACCAAAAGGGCATCCCTAAGGGTGAGTGGCACTGCCCCAAGTGCTTGATATCAAGCAATGGGAAGCCGTTGCCCCCGAAGTATGGCCGTGTTACAAGAAATAATCCTACGCAGAAGGTTTCCTCTAATACAACTAAGACTCAGGCTCCTCCTGTGAAGGTGGAACGCCAAAATGAAAAGGTTGATCCACAGAAGATAACGGCTAATGGGAATCCTGATGGACAAAATGTTACTCATGTTGGTAGTACTGGTGGCACACATCCTGTCTCAGCCTCTGACTCGCAGGCGTCTAATGCAAGTGAGGATATTGGGACTAAGGTTTCATCATGCACCAAGATGGATGAAGAGCCTCTACCCGAGATGAAGTCAGTGCCAAAAGAAGCCACAGGAGTTTGCAGTCCGGCTAATTCTAACAAACCAAAAGACAGTTCCACTCAACAACATCAAAATAGCGACTCCTCCTCGTGTCAACAAGAGGCATTAACTTTCGAGGTCAAGTCACTTCCAAACGTTCAGTCAGGTGTCTCTTGTCCTGATAAACCATCAAATGCTAGTATTGATGTGTCTAATCAGTCACAAGCCACCTGCAGCTCACAGGATGCTGACATAGCAGAGCAGCCAAGTAAAATGGAAGTTTCTGCAAATCCAGATCACACCGTGAACACATCTGATTTGATAGAGACGTTTAAATGTAATCCACGGTCTGATGTCAGGCAGGATGGTGGAGATGTTGCTCAGATAATATCTCTTGGAAGCTCGGATGTCGGGAATGGAGCTAAAAGTTGCCTTAGATCATCGTTGGATGGAACACTTAGTGTTGAATGGGTTGGTGACATACTACATGTTGTGGATGAGAAGGCATTCTACACTTCTTGCCTAATTAACGGGATAGTTTACAAGCTGCAGGATCATGCTCTTTTTCGTTCAAACAATGATAACTTAAGACCTTCAAAACTTCAG TCTCTATGGGAGGATACTAAAACTGGGTCAAAGTGGGCTGTCGTAAATAGGTGTTACTTGCCTGATGACTTACCAGACGTTGTCGGCCTACCATGTACACCAGAAATTAATGAG GTATATGAATCTAATCATGGTAGCACCGTGAGGGCAGGCCTAATTCAGGGTCCATGTGAAGTCCTTTCCCCAAACAAGTTTAAGAAAATATCTGAAAGAAGAAGTCATAGTGAAACAGATGATGGGTCACAACCCATTTTCTTATGCAA ATGGTTTTACGATGAATCGAAAGGACTATTCAGAGCTGTCACCGATTTAATATGA